TGGCGATAGAAAAAGCATTTTTAATGGATAAGCGGTGATTTTCATAGTATTTTAGACCTTCTGCTTCGGGTGCAACTACTTGTGGTGAGGTTACCATTTCTCCCTTATCCAAAGTTAAAATGTTGGAGTTATTATCAATCAGCTGGGTATCGTGGGTAACTATTATAACTGTCTTGTATTTAGATATGGATCTTAGAATATCCATTGTCATTTTTGCGGTTTTTTCATCCAGCGCACTTGTTGGTTCGTCAGCAATAATCACCTTTGGATTTTTCATAAGCTCTCTTGCGATGGCAACACGCTGTTTTTGACCACCCGAAAGATTTTTCACTTTTTGCTGTGCAAGCTCTATGATTTTGAGGTCTTTTAAAATCGTGTCTGCTTTCTGTTTATTTTGATTATTCTTCAAATAATGTGGCAGTAACACATTCTCCAGCACCGTTAAATCTTCGAGTAAATTAAAATCCTGCCAAATGAATCCGAACGTATTATTGTAAAAGTAGCTTTTTTCTTTGGGGGTTAACGTCTTAATGTTCTTATCGCAGTAGTGGGCCTCACCTTCAAATTCCTGTTCCATACCGCTGATGATTTTCAAAAGAGTGGTTTTACCACTACCTGAAGCACCGACTATAAAATTTAATCCTTTTCCTAGTTTGAAGGAGATATTATTTAAAGCGAATTCCCCGTTATATTGCTTGGATACATTTTTAATTTCAAACATTGTTATTCCTCCTTACTTAATGTCAACATTGTATAATAAACGATGTTAAATTCCTGTTAAGTGGATTTTTATGTTTAAATGAAAGGTGTAACTAAACAAAGAGGTGAACGGAGTATGAGGATTCTTATTGTGGAGGACGAGCTTGATTTGCAAGAGGCGATTGCAGATGGGCTTAGAATTGATGGTTATGCAGTGGATGTCTGTGACAATGGTGAAGCTGCTTACGAGCTTTTATATAGCGTGGATTACGATTTAGTTGTGCTGGACTTAAATCTCCCAAAAATGGATGGGCTTGAGGTTCTAGCTAAGATACGAGATGAAAAGCCTGAATTAAAGGTACTTATTCTTAGTGCTAGGAGTAGTGTAAATGACAAAGTAAAGGGCTTAGATATAGGAGCCAACGATTATTTGGCAAAACCATTTGACTTTGAGGAGTTGGAAGCACGAATACGAAACTTGTTAAGGCGAAAGTTCGTGCAAGAGAGTAGCATGCTTTCCTGTGGTGCAATTAAGGTGGATTTGTCGAAGCGCACTGCAGTTGTTAATGAAGATGAAATAGCACTTACAAAAAAAGAATTTGCGTTACTTGAATATTTCTTGCTTAACAAGGACAAAGTCGTTAGCCAAGAAGAACTGATTGAGCATGTGTGGGATCAAAATGCGGATAGCTTTAGTGGTGCGATCAGGGTGCATATTGCAACGCTTCGCAAGAAGCTAAAAGCTGTTTTAAACTACGACCCCATTGGAACGAAAATCGGCGAGGGTTATTTTTTATCAGAAGAAGGTAGTGATGTTAATGCTTAAAAAAATGCCTATTCGATTGCGACTTACGGTACTGACTGTTGCTCTATTAACGGCTTGCTGTGTAGGTCTTACCTTCATCCTTAATTTATCAGCTGATAAAATGGCTACAAAGATTGATGCAACGCTAATAGTACCGGCAAATCAGGTGGGTGAAAACGGACAGATGGATGAAATTTCACAAACATCATTAGCCCACCGTGCCTCTTCTGTTTTATCCGATAACTCTCAAATCGCAATAATGGATTATAGAAGTGAAAGTCTTCTTTATATGCTGTTAGTTATTGTTGTTGGAGGATTGTTTACCTACTATATTTCGGGCAAGGCATTAAAGCCTTTGGATACATTAAATGATCAAGTGAAAAACATGAATGTGCACAATCTATCGGAAACATTATCTGTGCCACCTACAAAGGATGAAATTGCAGAGCTTACGGTAACCTTTAATGAAATGACGGATAAGCTGGATAATGCTTTTATGATGCAAGGGAGATTCTCCGCAAGTGCCGCTCATGAGCTTAGAACCCCGCTTGCTGTATTACAGACAAAGGTGGATGTATTTAAGAAGAAAACGGAACATACAAACGAGGAATATGATGCTCTTATTGTCGTAATTGAGAAGCAAACCAAACGCTTGAGAGGGCTCGTCGATAACCTTTTAGATATGACGAATATGGCCGATAACGGCGAGCACAGTAGCATTGGTGTAAAGGATATCTTTGAGGATATACTTTCCGAGCTTACTCACATAGCTAAAGATAATCATATTACGCTGTCCTTAGATTGTGATGATAGCATTATTGTTGGAAACATCGATTTATTGTATCGGGCTTTTTATAACCTTGTGGAAAACGGAATTAAGTACAATATTGACGGCGGTAAGGTTGGGGTTATTGCAAACAGATTAAGTGAGGACGAGGTTTCAATCAAAATTATAGATTCGGGTATTGGTATTTCCGAAGAAAACAAAAAGCTTATATTCGAGCCCTTTTATCGTGTGGACAGCTCACGCTCCCGTCAAATGGGTGGTGCAGGCTTAGGGCTTTCGATTGTTGATACTATTATCAAAAAACATAATGGTACGCTTACTGTTACTGATAATGAGAAGGGTGGAACTTGTTTTCATGTAATCTTAAATAATTGCCCTTTCGTGTAAACATGCAATTCCCAACATAAAAAATCCACAACCTCATGCGGTTGTGGATTTTCTCGTTCTTGGGGAGTTGTATTATATAGTTATCTAGAAGGAAAACTCATTCGAAAGATAGCCCCACCATGTTCTCTGTTATGGGCGGATATAGCACCATCACACCGTTCAACAATTGCACGAGAAATGGCAAGTCCAAGTCCTGTCTCTCCATTCTTACCTTTAATAAAACGCTGAAATAGCTGAGGCAATAAATGATCAGGTATACCTTCACCATCATCAATGACATCGATATGCACTTGTCCATCCTGCTCCGAAATTTCTATATCCACGGCTTGTGATGCATGTCTAATTGCATTGCTCATAATATTTAGTATCGCTTGTAAGAGTTTTTCCGAATCCCCATGAATATGAAATGTGCTCGGCTTATCCACTTCGTACTTTATCTTGATGTTAACTTCCTCATTTATAGCTAATGGTCGTATTCGATCGACGGTTTGATCGATTAATTGTTCAACCGACACTTTTTCTTGATCGAAAATACCATCTTCGCTTTCAAGCTTGGCTAACAAGATCATCTCTGTGACAATTCCCTTAAGTCGTTCACATTCGCTCGAGATTACATCGAGACCATTGTCAGCACGATCCCCGGTGAAAATACCATCTCGAATTCCCTCAGCATAACCTTGAATGGTCATTAGTGGGGTCTTAAGTTCATGAGAAGCATTTTGGAAAAATTGCCTTTGAGCATTATGATATTGCTTAAGTTCTCCAGCGAGATGATGGACACTTTGGGCTACCTCACCAATTTCTCCGCCAGTTTGTATAAGCTGCACCTCATCAAAATGACGTTTTTCAACTTTTTTGAGCTCAAGCTTTAATTTCTCAAGGGGAGTAACGAGACGTTTGGTAATAAATAAACTTAGGCCAAAGGCAATAATTCCCCCAATCATCATAATGAGCATCATTCTTGTAAAAAGCTCTGATTGATATGATTTCACTTTGCTTAGCGGTGTAGACAAGACAAGTGTGGCTGGGGTTACAGCACTAGCTGGATCAAGATTCTGTGGATTAGAAGTTAAGGTCTCAACGATATATTTCTCCGGTCCATTTTCCCATAAACCCTGCTGGTTGTGACTTGAGTACTGCTCAATTAGCGGTAGCCATGTCTGCGTTTGCGCTTCAGTCATTGTACTAAACAATATATTACGATTCGGCTCTATGAGTAACGCATCTACTGATCTATTAATCTCTTGAGCCGGCTGTACGAGAGCTGCTGCTGATGATGATTGAGTAGGTGTTAGGTCTTGAACAGGTAGCGAATTGACCAACTCCATCATTGCACTGCCTTGTGATCTTAGTTCTTCTCTTTGATTATTGATTAGCGTGTCCATTAGTAGGGGATAAACGAATGTAGCTGTAAGCACGAGTACGCACATCAGTAATATTCCAAATGATAAATGAAGCTTATAGATTAGTTTCATGTTATGTCTTCACTCCATCCACTCGCATTCGATAGCCATAGCCCCAAACGGTTTCAAGAGGCAGGTCTTCCATTTTACGACGAAGTCTTTTGACTAAATCGTCAATCGCTCGATCGCTGCCGAAATAGTCATCCCCCCACACTAATGTTAACAACTCATTGCGCGAAAAAGCACGATTCGGCTGTGCTGCTAAGGTATGAAGCAATGAAAATTCTTTTACCGTCATTTCTATCTCTTTAGATTTCCAATACACCAGACGACTATCTAATACTAAGCGAAGCTCATCGATGATGAGATCGTTTGATTTTGAAAAAACTATATTCTGTTCTGATTTTTCAGTAAGAGAGTTAAGCCGATGGAATAAACGATTTACTCTTGCGACCAGCTCGCGTGGGCTGAAAGGCTTAGTTAAATAATCATCGCTTCCCAGCTCAAGTCCAAGTATCTTATCAACTTCCTCATCACGAGCAGAGATCATAATAATAGGAACTTCGGCTTCCTTGCGAATTTGTTTGCAGAATTCATAGCCATTCATACCTGGAAGCATGATATCTAGAATCCACATATCCGGGCGCTCTGTGTTCCATAACATGAGCGCTTCTTCTGCTGAACCTAATGATATAGTTCTGTAGCCTTCCTTCTGTAAATAATTCTCAACTATATCTCTTATATGACAATCATCTTCAACGATTGCGATTTGATAGTTCTTCATCAGGCAGACCTCCTAAACAATACATCTATTATTCTAACAAAGTTGTTCTTTCAAGCGGGCTTTTCCATACTTTTTCCACAATTGCTCCAAATTAATACCGAAGCTGATCTATAGAATAGTTATTTGTACGGTAAATATGTTTCATTTTGCTTGTATGGACAAGCTCGAAAGGAGGGAGAGGCTGTGAGAATTTCATATTTGGCTCGCAAGGAGATTCTTGTGGCGTTCTGCTTTCTTACTCCCAGTTTGATTGGTTTTGCGCTATTTTATTTGATTCCGTTTGGTCAAAGTGTTGTATTTTCATTTGAGAATCCCAGTGGTGAGGTAGGCTTATCGCTTGCCAATTACCAAAGCTTACTCGCTAGCTCGTCCTTTCAAAAGGCGGCAGGGAATACATTCTGGTTCACAATAATTGGTGTTCCGATCCTTATTCTGTTGTCACTTGCTCTTGCTATGCTGCTTAACAAACGAGTCTTCTTTCGAAACTGGCTGCGCACCTCTTATGTGCTGCCACTGGTTGTTCCAGTAGCGTCAATTGTACTCGTATGGCAGATCCTATTCGATTGGAATGGTTTTTTCAATCATGCATTAGCGTGGATTGGATTTGAGCGGATTGATTGGATGAAATCAGAGTGGGCACAAGGTGTCATAATTTTCATCTATGTATGGAAAAACATTGGCTATAATGTGGTTCTGTTCTTGGCCGGGTTGCAAAATATTCCTGATCAATATTATGAGATAGCAAACCTGGAAGGCGCAAGCTGGGCTCGTAAGCACCAGATCACCTTGATTTATTTAATACCGACGGGATTTTTAGTGATGCTAATGTCAATTCTGAACTCATTCAAGGTATTTCGAGAAATCTATTTAGTTGCGGGTGACTATCCACATGACAGCATCTATATGCTTCAGCACTATATGAACAATATGTTCCTATCGCTCGATATTCAGAAGCTGTCGGCTGCAGCTTTCTTAATGGTGCTCTGCATTCTAGTCATTGTGTTGATGCTCTTCCGAGTTGAACATAAGTTCCGTTCATTTATGGAGTAAAGGGAGGGGTGTAAATGAACAAGAAACAGATAAGAACAATGCTACTTACTATTTTCTTAGCCGTAATCGCGCTTGTAATGCTATTTCCTGTTGTACTGACAATGGTAAGCTCCTTGATGACAGAGAAGGAAATTGTGCTGAATTACGGCATGTTAGGTAATACACAGATGAACGATTTTGTGAATTTGAAGCTGATTCCAGATTGGGTTTCGCTGGAGCAATTTTATAAGGTGCTTATTTCAACCTCGCAATTTCTTCGTATGTTTTGGAATTCTGTATTCATGGTGTTTCCAATCATTATAGGCCAGGTCGTGGTGGCAACATTAGCGGCATTTGCATTTGCCAAGCTGCGGTTTCCTGGCAGAGAGCCTTTATTTATTGTGTATCTGATCACGATGCTCATGCCGTTCCAGGTCACGCTTGTGCCGAACTATATCATGTCCGATCGACTAGGGCTGATTAATAGTCCAAGCTCCATTATTTTACCAGGGATATTTGCGGCATTTGGTGTGTTCCTGCTCAGACAATTTATGCTCCAAATTCCAACGGCATATATGGAAGCAGCCCAAATGGATGGGGCGGGCTATTTTCGATCCTTTATCAGGATTGTCCTGCCTATGGTGAAACCCGGCATGGCAGCGCTTGTTGTTCTGCTGTTTGCAGATTACTGGAATATGGTGGAGCAGCCCCTGATCTTTCTGCAGGATGCCAATTTGCAGCCCTTGTCCATTTTTCTATCTCGTCTGCAGGAAGATGCGCTTGGGGTATCCTTTGCTGCTGCGGTCTTGTATATGACGCCTATGATTCTCTTGTTTCTTTTGGCGGAACGGTATTTTATTGAGGGCATAGAGCTTTCTGGAATTAAAGGATAGGGGAAATGAGATGACAAGCACATCTAAGCGACAACGATTAACGGCTGCTTTGTTTGTATTGTTCTTTGCGATATTGGCTGGTTTGACTTTCTTTAGCAGCACACTCGAAACGATGACGCTGCCCAAAGTAGTTACGGAGAAACTTACCTCGAAATCATTAGTTCATCAGGTTAAAGGGAGTGGAGTCTTAACGCCTCGGAAGCAGGTGGATTTGTTGAATGAGTCTGGCTCTAAAATTGTGAAGGTTCATGTAAAAGAGAATGCTGAGGTTAAGAAGGGGCAAAAGCTCGTGACCTTCGACAGCTCTGATCTGGATGAGCAGATCTATCAAGAGGAAACGGCGCTTAAGAAACAAAAGCTAAATCGGGAAATTCTCGAGGAGGATATGCTCAATGCATTGATAGGTGGTGATGAACAAGTGATTGCCAAGGCTGAGCGAGCTCTTGAACTGGATAATATGGATCTTGAACTGGCGCAAAGAAAATTAAAAAAGCTGCGTAAAGAAAAAGCGGATAAACAAACGCTGACTGCCCCTTTTGATGGAAAAATCACAAAGATTACAGCAGAGGATAACATGGATGCTTCACAAGGGGGGACAATTCTAACCTTAATGGATAGTGGCAAGGGCTTCGAATTTTTATTTGCTGTCGAGTCGGAGAATACGGCATTATTCGAGATTGGATCTAAGGTTTCTGTTCGATTGGCGAAAGACAATACATTGGTTAACGGTGTAATCCAAGAGATTAAAGCTGCATCTAAAGAGAACAGTGAAGATTCATCCGAAGATACTGGTTATCAGGTTGTCGTGTCCGTCTCTGATGATGGTCTTCGAGGCGGCGAACAAGTCAGTCTAGATATAAAGAAGGAGTCAAATGAAAAAGGTTATGTGTTACCAAAGAAATGGGTTCATAAAGATACAACAGGAAGCTACGTCTTTGTAATTGAGGAGAAGAAAAGCTCACTCGGCAATACGTTTAATGCTCGCAAGGCCTATATTATAACAGGTGATTCAACAGAGGATGAGGTTGTAGCTGTGAGCGGCTTAAGTCCTGATGATGAGATCATTATTGAATCAAGTGAACCACTTCAGGAAGGTAATCGAATCCGAGTATATTGAAGGGAATGAATGAATTTGAAAAGAAGATGGGTATTGCCCTTATTAGCAATGATAGTCGTATTTTCGGGATGCTCTAGTAGCAGCGTGGGATCAGGTACAGAAGGATCATCTAATGAACAATCAGGTCAGGATGGCAAGAAGATTGAGATTGCGACCATGGCGGTAACTCCTTATTTAGATGAGGCGGTTAAGCAATATAAGAAAATTCGCCCAGATATACAAATTGATATCAAAGAGTATCTAGCTAGACCTCAAACGGAGGAAGGTACATCGAGCGAATCATTCTCAAAAAGCGATGTTGAGAAGTATATACAAACGGTTAGCACACAAATGATGTCTGGCAAAGGGGCAGACATTATCGTAATGAACGATCTGCCGCAGGACAAATATGTCGCCAAGAACATGCTGACTAATTTCTATGATCTGATGGATCAGGACTCAGAATTTGATCGAAATCAGTACTATCAGAATATCTTTAAAAACTCTCAGGACGGTGATGGTTTGTATGCCATGCCATTCTCATTTGTCATCGACGCGCTTACTGGGAATACAGAGTTGTTAGAACAAGCTAATATTAAAATTGATGATCAGACCTGGACATGGGATGGGTTTAAAGAAATTTCTAAGAAGCTAAAGGAACAAGTTGGTGAGGATTATGTGGCATTTGTTAATCTATTCCCGATTCAAATGTTGGCGGAATATATAGAAGCAAATTATGATAAGCTCATTGATCAAGGTCAAGCTAATTTTGATTCCGATCTGTTTCGAGATATGATGAAGCAAATCAAAGCGATGTATGATGAGGGCGTACTTAAAGATGAATTTTCGTACGATTATTCTAAAACTTTGTTCAGCAAAGCAAACCTTTTTGATCCAATGTCAGGCCTCTCTCAAGTCCTTGATCCAAAGCTTAAACTATATCAAAATCCAACAGTCAATGGTGAATATAATGGAACTCCATTTAAGTCGTACTTCACTTTAGGCATAAACAGCAAGTCTAAGGTTCAAGCTGAAGCTTGGAAATTTATTAAGTTCATGCTTTCCGAGGATATGCAATCTTCAGCAGTGGTACAAGGCTTTCCGCTGCATAAGGGAGTAGTAGAGAAACAGCTTAATGAGGCTAAGCAGCAGGCAGTAGCAGGAACACTACCTCTTCTAGAACAGAAGTTTGATGCTGAGACTGTAGAAAGCAAGATCCAAGAATTACATCAGCTTATAGATGGTGCAAGCAGGAATTTATCTAGTGATCATAAGGTCGTTTCAATTGCAATTGAAGAGTTTGATTCATATATGAGTGGTCAGAAATCCGCTGAAGACGTCAGTAAGCTGATTCAAAACCGAGTGAATACTTACATTAACGAGTAACAAGACCGTCCTAATGAGGCGTTCAATCATTTATCGGTGATTGAACGCCTTTTGTTTACTTGAAGTAAGCTTGCAATCGTTTCTAGACTTGATGACCATATAGAAAAATAAGAAGTTTATTCTGGATGGAGTCCAGAAAGATTTCTTTTTCATTCAGCCGCTTAAAGTTCTGACTCTCATAAAATCCATAGTTACATCTGTTATCTGTATATACGTAGATCGAATCTACACCCATACTTCTCATGTAATTGGACAAATGGTGCATCAGCGTTTTTCCCACGCCAAGACCTCTCGATTCCTCGGATACAATAAACAACTCGATATAACCTTGAAAATCGTCTTCTTTGCCTTGAATAATCTCTTTATACGTATGTTGAACCTTCGCCAGTTCTTTAGCGGACTTTTTATTTTCTTTATTCGCAGTGATAATTTTGAAGAAGGCATTTGCAAGACTTAAGAAATTATGGGTTTTGGCTAAGCGATGTTTATCTTTTTGGGCCTTGCCCAGAATAATACCAATGACTCTGTTGTCTTTTACAGCGACTTTGCTGAAAGAACTGTCCAGAATACAGCTTTGCAAATAAAGGTTCAATATGACATCTAAAAACTTTTTGTCTTGAACAAGGTCATGGATACCGAACGCTTCATCAATTAATTCTTTGATGCGGTCATAATCGTCTTTCATAATCTCTCTATAGATAACCTCAGGCATGTGAATACACTTTCCTTTCTTAGGGTGACTTCCTTTATAATGAGCATAAGGTCTCCCCTAAGGGGAGGGTCAAGGATGGGTATGGACAATGTAGCGAAGGAGGGGCTTAAATGAAAAACCTGTTCTCGATCGGCGAAGTTACCAAAATAAAAGAGGTATCTATAAAAGCCCTGAGATATTATCACAAAATAGGCATCCTGGTTCCAAGATATATCGATCCCGAGACAGGTTATCGGTATTATTCCATAGATCAATTCATTTATATAGACGTCATTAAAGGCTGCCGTTCTTTTGGTACCAGTATTAAAGAACTTCAGGAGATTTTTAAAGAAAGTAACACTGACAAATTAATCGAATTTCTGCAACTGAAGAGACAGGAAGCGGAAGAAAAGCTGAAAAAAGTGACAGAGGTTATTCAAAATATTGATAATTTAAACAAGAGTGTCGAGTCCTCAAAAGAAATCTTGAATCAGGATCAGATTGTTATTCAGTTTTTTGAGAAGCGTTATGTGTTGACAGTCCCATGCAGAGAAGCCGGGAGTCTTAAGGAACTGTTGTATTATTCAGAGTTGGAGAAGATCATACGGAGTCAGCACAAAAAAATGACCATGGAGAGAGGCATTTTGTACAACCTGAACGTAGAGGGTGAACTTGAACCCCGATATGTGTTTCATGGTTTTGAAGGGGACGAAAGCACAGAAATCAATTCACATGTGCAAATCCTTCCGGAAGGAAGGTATGTAACTTTGGCTTATCGTAAGGAAAACGAAGTGGAACGCGTAAAAAAAGTACTATACTATATAGAACAAAACAGTCTGGATGTAAAAAATTATATCGAGATAGAGTTATATAACGATTTGTTCGATACTGATACCTACAGTTGTCAAATCCAAATGCTGATCGAAAATGATCATAAATAGAAGATACATGCCCGAACATCAAAAAGGCAGGACTCCCATTGGAAGGAGGCCTGCCTTTTTAAGTTTCTCAAATAAGATAGATTACCCTTTAACCGCCGACCCAACCGTAAGCGCATTTTCTACTTGCTCGCTGAACAGCATGTAGATCAGGACGGTAGGTAAGCTGGCAATGGTCATTGCTGCACCCATTGCGCCCCAGTCGGTTGTGAATTGGCCCTGAAAGAAGAGTAGGCCAAGCGGCAGCGTCTTCAGGCTCTCTTTGGTGATCAGGATAACAGCCATAGTGAACTCATTCCAGGAGTTCAGGAAGATAAATATAACCATGGTGGCAAGCGCCGGCTTAATAATTGGGAGCATGATACTGAAAAATGTCCGGTAAATAGAAGCTCCATCAATACATGCCGACTCTTCCAGCTCGTTCGGAATACTCCGGAAGAAGCCATAGAAAACAATAGAGGTAAAGGATAGGTTAAAGGCAATATACGGTACAATGAGCGCGCCATACGTATTAGCTAGATGAAAATCTCTGACAAGAATAGCTAGTGGGATCATAATGACCTGAATAGGGATGAACATGCCCACCATAATGTAGGTATGTGCGATTCCTCGTAGGCGCCACTGTAATCTTGCCGCAGCATATGAGAACATGACTGCCAGGATGATCGCTCCAACAACGGTTGCCGCGGCAACAATCACACTGTTCATGAAGTATACTGGTACGTTGTATTTCGACCATGCCGATGCATAATTTTCAAATCTTAAATTCGTTGGGAATCCAAACGGATTCGTTACGAAAATCTCATCATTATTTTTTAATGAGTAAAAAATCATCCAGAGTAAGGGATAAACAGAAAGAATCGCATACAACCACATGAAGCCTGTGACTGGTAGATTGTTTTTGCGCACTTTCGTTATGAGCCAGGCCATATTTGTACACTTCCTTTAATAGATAATTCGTTCTCTGGCAACCAGACGGTTAATGATCAGTGTTGCAAGAAGGCATTCAATAACCAGAATAGCCGCTGCGGCACTTCCATATCCGAACTCTCCGACACGGAAAGCGGAACGATACATTAAATAGGTAAGTGTATAGGTTGAGGTTCCTGGTCCACCACCGGTCATAATATACATATTTGCAAAAGCATTTAGCCCACCTGTAACCGCAAAGACCAGACAGAATTTATACGTTTCAGCCATCATAGGAATCATGATTTTGCGAATCGCCTGTAGCTTGGTTGCACCATCAATACGAGCAGCCTCCATGTATTGCTCTGGCACGGATCTTACACCTGCAAGTAATAGAGCAAAGTGGTAGCCCATGTACTGCCAAGCATTGACGAAGGCAATGGCGAAGATGGCGGATTTGCCGCTAGACAACCAATCCTGCTGATAATCAATTCCTAACACCTCAAACAGCTTATTCATCA
This window of the Paenibacillus sp. FSL R10-2734 genome carries:
- a CDS encoding helix-turn-helix domain-containing protein; protein product: MKNLFSIGEVTKIKEVSIKALRYYHKIGILVPRYIDPETGYRYYSIDQFIYIDVIKGCRSFGTSIKELQEIFKESNTDKLIEFLQLKRQEAEEKLKKVTEVIQNIDNLNKSVESSKEILNQDQIVIQFFEKRYVLTVPCREAGSLKELLYYSELEKIIRSQHKKMTMERGILYNLNVEGELEPRYVFHGFEGDESTEINSHVQILPEGRYVTLAYRKENEVERVKKVLYYIEQNSLDVKNYIEIELYNDLFDTDTYSCQIQMLIENDHK
- a CDS encoding carbohydrate ABC transporter permease; the protein is MAWLITKVRKNNLPVTGFMWLYAILSVYPLLWMIFYSLKNNDEIFVTNPFGFPTNLRFENYASAWSKYNVPVYFMNSVIVAAATVVGAIILAVMFSYAAARLQWRLRGIAHTYIMVGMFIPIQVIMIPLAILVRDFHLANTYGALIVPYIAFNLSFTSIVFYGFFRSIPNELEESACIDGASIYRTFFSIMLPIIKPALATMVIFIFLNSWNEFTMAVILITKESLKTLPLGLLFFQGQFTTDWGAMGAAMTIASLPTVLIYMLFSEQVENALTVGSAVKG
- a CDS encoding sugar ABC transporter permease, which codes for MKKFLGNKLAIAIFTLPALLVYTIMVFYPIMQTFFRSLYEWDGLTEGTFIGLTNYKNLFADSVFHTSVYNGLIFAAIITVTQIGIASILAFAIADGAIKGRRFLRISYFIPVVLSITVVCQLWLSIYNGEYGLMNKLFEVLGIDYQQDWLSSGKSAIFAIAFVNAWQYMGYHFALLLAGVRSVPEQYMEAARIDGATKLQAIRKIMIPMMAETYKFCLVFAVTGGLNAFANMYIMTGGGPGTSTYTLTYLMYRSAFRVGEFGYGSAAAAILVIECLLATLIINRLVARERIIY